ACCGATCCGGTTTTAATGCAAATCGTTGTGCTGGATCAGCTGCGAGCGGTGTTCTCGGTACCGATGTCGATGGTGGAACCGTTGCGTCAAGACCAAGAAATCACCGTTCGTGTGGGGCATAACAACAAGTCTGTCGCAGCGGTGATCGAAACGGTGTCGCCAGTCGTGAACGCCGAAAGCGCGTCGGTCCGGGTGACGATTCGATTGGAGAACGCCAAGCGGGAACTGCGTAGCGGTGTGGTTTGTCGCTGGGACCTGGACGATTCGCACTTGTCCGGCGCGGACTCGCGGATCAAGACGGCTCGCGTTCCAGCGGGAGGGCGTGCGGAATCTCGACAGAGCAACCCACGTTCGAGTGCTCGCTAATGTTGACCCAAGTCCCAACCCAAGCGAACGTTCGCACGGCGGACGATATCGAGGCGGCCGCTAACGAGAACGAAGCGTTGGCCGCAGCGATCGAGTTGCAGTCACAGCTCGACCAGGCGGACTCGTTGGAACAGGCTTGCCACGACTTGGCGGCGCGGCTGAAGAAGATTCTGGGGGCCGGCCGCGTCATCGTTGCATGGCGTTCAAGCGAAAATGCGGCGATGCAGCAAATGGCTGACGTCGGGGTGGATGACTTCACCTTAGAGGACGACGGTTATCATCAAGGCCAGCACACCGATGCGATGATCCGGGCCGCGGCGGAAGAAGTCGCTGTTTGCAACGGCACGTTGATCTGGACGGCAGGGCAGGGGATTGACCGTCGTGGTGCCACCATGGCGGTGGCTCAACTGGCGACTGCCGTGGCCGACCAAGCGATGGTGGCGGGGTGTTTGATCGACAGTGACGGTGTGCCTCGCGGTGCGTTGATGGTGGTCGACGCGTCTGCGGCCAATGCTCAAGCGTTTGTGAATGCAATCGGGCCGGTGATCGCTGGCAAATTGGCTGCGATCCAGCGAATGCAGCCGGGGTCGGTGGAGCTGGCTTGGCGAAGCCTGAAGGCATCCGTGCTTGCCTCGACCCGCTTCCGCAGTTCGATGATTGCCGTGGCTGGGTTCGCGGTCTTGATGATGGCCCCGGTCACCTACACGATTTCGACTCCCTTTGAACTGCAGCCGGTCACACGCCGCTTTGTGGCGGCACCGGTCGACGGGCCGCTAAAGAAATGCTTGGTGCGACCGGGCGACGTTGTCACCGAGGGTGAGTTGCTCGCTGAAATCGATCCGTTGGATCTGGATTATGAATTGGCCGGTGTGCGATCGGAACTGGATCAAGCGGTGCAGTCTCGCAAAAGCCGCATTGCCGAACATGATTTCGCAGCGGGACAGTTGGCTGAGCTGGAAACACAACGCCTGCGTTATCAAACCGAGATGTTGGGCCAGCAGCGTGACCGCTTGGAATTACGTAGCCCGATTGATGGCATGGTGGTCAGTGGCGATTGGCGAAGCAGTGAGGGAATGCCACTGAGTCGGGGTAAGACGTTGTTTGAAGTCGCACCGCTCGATGAAATGATCGTTGAGTTGTGGATTCCGGAATCGGAATACCATCATGTGCGCCAGGGGATGACGATTCAGTTCGCCACCCACGCGCGGCCGGATGATAAGCTGACTGGCACGATTGCTCGCGTGTATCCGAAGGCGGAACTGCGAGAGCATGACAACGTTTTCTTGGCCGAGGTCCGTGCGACGAACTCGGACGGTCGGTTGCAGCCTGGCATGCGAGGCCATGCAACCGTGTACAGTGATCGGCACACGATCGGTTGGAATTGGTTGCATCGACCTTGGCACGCGGCACGATCCGCGATGGGGTGGTAGGCATGTTGCTGAAGAAGTCTGACGATTTGCGAGTTTGGCCGGTTCATGAACAGGGCAAACTGGTCTACCGCATTGAATTGCCACGGACGCACAAGTTTTTTCGTGTGGGTTACCGCGAGTACTTTTTGCTGTCGCTGTTGGATGGCAAGACCACCTTGCCGCAGGCCTGCAGCGTCGCGGCGGCCAAGCTGGGCGGCGATGCCCCATCGACGGAAGAGGCGAACTCGATCGCTCGATGGCTCTTGAGCAATAAGGTTGTGCGTTTGACCGATGCTTCGCAGGCCGAGGAAGTTGCGGAGTTTGCGAAGCCGGAGTCAATCTCGCTTTGGAATCGACTCAATCCGTTCTGGATGAAACTGCCGCTGCCCAATGGAGAGCGTTGGATCAGTGCGGTGGCGCGGCGTTTCGTTCCTTTGGTATCGATGCCGACATTGGTTTTGTCAGCGTTGCTGGTATTGGTCGGGTTGGTGCTATTTCTGTCGCAGCGATCGGCGTTCTTGAGTGATGGTGTTCAGCTGTTTCATCCCAGTGGATGGGCGTACTTGTTCGCTTCGTTCGTGGGTTTGAAGATGGTTCACGAACTGGGGCATGCGGTCGCCTGTGAACGACAAGGTTGCCGGGTGAATCAGTTCGGTGTGGTCTTTGTCTTGTTCGCTCCGTTGGCTTACGTCGACGTGTCGAGCAGTTGGCGTTTGGAGTCGCGGGCGGCACGGATCGGTATTTCTTTCGCCGGCATGTGGGTGGAAATGGTGATCGCGTCGATCGCCATGATCACGTGGACGCTGACCAGCGACTTGACGACCCAGTGGATTGCTCAGTCGGTCGTGATGACGGCTGGGTTGGCGACGATTCTGTTCAATGCGAATGTGTTGATGCGGTTCGACGGCTACTACATGCTTGCCGATGCGATGGATGTCGCGAACCTTGCCGACGAGGCTTCCACGTCGATGCGGGCATTGGCGAAACGGTGGTTGTTTGGAATGCCAACGCCGCGAAGCGGGGAGTTCACTGGCTGGCGAAACGTGGCCGTGCTGGTGTACGGCGTCGCCGCGATGGTATGGCGTGTCGCTGTGTGTTTGGCATTGGCGATTGCCTCATCGGCGCTGTTCCATGGTCTGGGTTTGGTGTTGACGGTGTTGGGGATCGCAATGTGGTGGGGGCGTCCCGCTTGGCAGCTGATTCAGTGGATGCGAGGCTTGTGTCAGACGCGGGAAACCACGTTCTATCGAGGCGTGGTGTTGGGTTCGATTGCGTGTGCGGTCATGGTTGCCGGCGTGTTTTGGATGCCGCTGCCTTCGACCGTGCAAACGCCCGTGGTGACTCAGGCAGTGGCGTCGTCGATCGTGCGAGCACGCGTGGATGGGTTTGTCGAAGAGGTCTATGTTCGCGATGGTCAAGACGTTCAGGCGGGACAGCCATTGTTGCGAATTGGCAATGAAGAGCTGTTGTTTCAGATCAAGCAATTGGAATGGGATCAAGAGAAGAACGCGATCGAGCTTCGCATGGCGACTCGGGCTTTCAAGGATGGCGATGTTCAGTGGCGTCGTCGTCGATCCGAGTCGCTCGCCGAGCAGCACGATCAATTGCAATCGCGTGTTGATTCGATGTTGATCCGAGCGGAAAAGGCGGGCCGGATCAGTGGCCGGACCTTGTCTCAGCTTCGTCAGACCTATGTGAAGGAAGGCGACGCGATTCTGGAGATCATGGAGGCGAACGGCCAGGAATGGATCACGTTGATCTCGCCCGACCATATCGAAGAGGCTCGCCAGCGGGTTGGCCAGAACGTGCGGGTGCGGGCTGCTGATTATCAGACGTTTGAAACCGAGTTGCTGCGAATCGAACCACGGGCATCGGACGCGGTTTCTGAACCGGCACTGGCGGCCGTTCATGGAGGATCGCTGGCGACTCAGCAGGATCGCGACGCGGAGGACGGCGAGCAGTTGCGTTGGACGCAGCCGTACTTTCGTGCCTGGCTTTCGGTTCCTGAGGGAGCCGACACGGTGCCCAACGGCATGCGTTTGGTCGCGGACTGCGGCACCGATTCACGGACGTTCGCGGCAAGGTTGCGAAACTGGATCCGCCAGCAGCTGGTGGCTCAGAACGCGTTGTGAGTTCGGGTGGCTTTCGCCGTGGTGATCAAAAAGGTGCTTGTTTTGGGACAACTCATTGGTGGTCATTGAAAAAGTTGAGTTGACCATTGTCAATTTGAAATTGGTTTGACGTCTGGTTGGCGAGGGACCTAGTGGAACCGCGTGGCGAGGGCTTGGAGGATTGGTTGTTGGATTTTGTTGTGCGTGTCGGGAAGTGAATCGACGCGTTGCTGGAGACTCGACTGGGGCGGCAGATTGCCGGGTAATTGGTTCGCAGCGGTACTTCACCAGCGCCGAACTGAAAAGACCGAACTGGGCGGATCGAGCTGGGCTGATCGAACAGGGCTGATCGAACAGGGCTGACCGAACTGGGCGGAAGCGTGTGCTGCGAAAATTGAAATAGCTGCCCTCGGACCAGGATTTTTCAGTTTCCAATTGTCAATTTCACTTTTTCAATTGTTCCCGGGATGAAGCGGCTTCTAACGCGGCCC
The window above is part of the Neorhodopirellula lusitana genome. Proteins encoded here:
- a CDS encoding efflux RND transporter periplasmic adaptor subunit, coding for MLTQVPTQANVRTADDIEAAANENEALAAAIELQSQLDQADSLEQACHDLAARLKKILGAGRVIVAWRSSENAAMQQMADVGVDDFTLEDDGYHQGQHTDAMIRAAAEEVAVCNGTLIWTAGQGIDRRGATMAVAQLATAVADQAMVAGCLIDSDGVPRGALMVVDASAANAQAFVNAIGPVIAGKLAAIQRMQPGSVELAWRSLKASVLASTRFRSSMIAVAGFAVLMMAPVTYTISTPFELQPVTRRFVAAPVDGPLKKCLVRPGDVVTEGELLAEIDPLDLDYELAGVRSELDQAVQSRKSRIAEHDFAAGQLAELETQRLRYQTEMLGQQRDRLELRSPIDGMVVSGDWRSSEGMPLSRGKTLFEVAPLDEMIVELWIPESEYHHVRQGMTIQFATHARPDDKLTGTIARVYPKAELREHDNVFLAEVRATNSDGRLQPGMRGHATVYSDRHTIGWNWLHRPWHAARSAMGW
- a CDS encoding biotin/lipoyl-binding protein — its product is MVASTLARGTIRDGVVGMLLKKSDDLRVWPVHEQGKLVYRIELPRTHKFFRVGYREYFLLSLLDGKTTLPQACSVAAAKLGGDAPSTEEANSIARWLLSNKVVRLTDASQAEEVAEFAKPESISLWNRLNPFWMKLPLPNGERWISAVARRFVPLVSMPTLVLSALLVLVGLVLFLSQRSAFLSDGVQLFHPSGWAYLFASFVGLKMVHELGHAVACERQGCRVNQFGVVFVLFAPLAYVDVSSSWRLESRAARIGISFAGMWVEMVIASIAMITWTLTSDLTTQWIAQSVVMTAGLATILFNANVLMRFDGYYMLADAMDVANLADEASTSMRALAKRWLFGMPTPRSGEFTGWRNVAVLVYGVAAMVWRVAVCLALAIASSALFHGLGLVLTVLGIAMWWGRPAWQLIQWMRGLCQTRETTFYRGVVLGSIACAVMVAGVFWMPLPSTVQTPVVTQAVASSIVRARVDGFVEEVYVRDGQDVQAGQPLLRIGNEELLFQIKQLEWDQEKNAIELRMATRAFKDGDVQWRRRRSESLAEQHDQLQSRVDSMLIRAEKAGRISGRTLSQLRQTYVKEGDAILEIMEANGQEWITLISPDHIEEARQRVGQNVRVRAADYQTFETELLRIEPRASDAVSEPALAAVHGGSLATQQDRDAEDGEQLRWTQPYFRAWLSVPEGADTVPNGMRLVADCGTDSRTFAARLRNWIRQQLVAQNAL